The following is a genomic window from Nitrosomonas communis.
TTTCCGGTCATTCTTACCAACGCCGTAGTGGTCGCTGGTTGCCTGGTTTACATGGCGTTTTTATCATGGCAGGTATTCCTGCTCGCCCTCGCTGTGATTGGGTTCGGTTCACTAGGCTATCACCTCGCCCATTTACGTGCTATTAAACACCTTGATATTGCCGCCCAGGAACAAGATAACTTATTTGCCTATTTTCGTTCACTTACTGACGGCGCCAAGGAATTGCGCCTCAATCGCGATAAACGCACTGCTTTTTATGATGATGTGCTTAAACGCTCTATCGAAAAGGTACGTAAGGAGCGAACATTTGGTATGTCTGTTTTTGTAGCCTCAGCAAGCTGGGGTAATTTCCTGATTTACGCATTTATTGGTCTGGTGTTATTTTTGCTGGTAGGCGATGTACCTGATCGGACATTGATCATGACGGGCTACGCCCTGGTGTTCGTTTATATGGTAGGACCGCTCGAAGCATTACTGTTGAATATTCCACGGGCTAACCTTGCTCAGGTATCAGCCAATCATATTGAGGAAATTACGCATTCCATGTTCTCTTCTGAATCCCAGACAGACAAAACCGATCTGCCGCCTCTGCAATCTATTGCATTACAGAGGGTGTTGCACCGTTACTATCATGAGCAAAAGGATGAAATGTTTACGCTCGGACCAATTGATTTACAGTTCTGTCCGGGTGAAATCACTTTTCTGATCGGAGGCAATGGCAGTGGTAAAACGACCTTGGCAAAATTGCTGGTGGGACTCTATCCACCAGAAGAAGGTAGCATCAGCCTTAATGGCAAAGCTATCGATGATACAAACCGTGATTACTACCGACAGTTCTTTACCACTATTTTTTCCGACTTTCACCTTTTTGAGCGGCTGCTTGAAACGGATCATGGCAACGATTTGGATCAAAGGGGAAATCAGCTATTAGCTAAACTTCATCTGCAAAATAAAGTAAAAGTCCAGGATGGCGCCTTTACCACGCTCACCTTGTCGCAAGGACAACGTAAACGTCTCGCGTTAGTGATCGCTTATCTGGAAAACAGACCCTTCCTGGTATTCGATGAATGGGCAGCCGATCAGGATCCAGCATTTAAGGAAATCTTTTATTATGAATTGCTTCCAGAATTGCGCGCGATGGGTAAAGCCATCCTGGTTATTTCACATGACGACCGCTACTTCCATTTAGCCGATCGTGTGCTACGCATGGAAAATGGCCGTTTGATCTTTGATCATCGAAAAGCAACCAATACCCAAGCTGAAATAACCACACCCTCTGTGGTGACTGCCAATAGTGTCACTTAACATCATGAAAAAACATGAAAAAATTTGTTGAATCCACGATAACTGCTGATATCACGCAGCAGGAAAAACAGCCCAGCAAATCCAGAGCAAGTCGCCAACTACTCACACTATTGCACCGCTGGGCGGGTCTC
Proteins encoded in this region:
- a CDS encoding cyclic peptide export ABC transporter; this encodes MLKYLINQSKLLLLSASFASIVHGICSVLLLAQISEALTSTASDQDEMALIFAVTALCVMLSYMVAAILFERLGQRAHSELRSFIAQRVIAADYRQLEQLGAARVQSALSEHCTRVAEFFVSFPVILTNAVVVAGCLVYMAFLSWQVFLLALAVIGFGSLGYHLAHLRAIKHLDIAAQEQDNLFAYFRSLTDGAKELRLNRDKRTAFYDDVLKRSIEKVRKERTFGMSVFVASASWGNFLIYAFIGLVLFLLVGDVPDRTLIMTGYALVFVYMVGPLEALLLNIPRANLAQVSANHIEEITHSMFSSESQTDKTDLPPLQSIALQRVLHRYYHEQKDEMFTLGPIDLQFCPGEITFLIGGNGSGKTTLAKLLVGLYPPEEGSISLNGKAIDDTNRDYYRQFFTTIFSDFHLFERLLETDHGNDLDQRGNQLLAKLHLQNKVKVQDGAFTTLTLSQGQRKRLALVIAYLENRPFLVFDEWAADQDPAFKEIFYYELLPELRAMGKAILVISHDDRYFHLADRVLRMENGRLIFDHRKATNTQAEITTPSVVTANSVT